A window of the Butyricimonas faecalis genome harbors these coding sequences:
- a CDS encoding PKD-like family lipoprotein, translating to MKKNITIYLLLLVTIFFACSEDKGNYDYDPANNLKIKGIPADTTVQSYEVLKLVPEFERSLLLSEEGLVYSWTIEGEEIATTRDLEYTIPGSLNVGKHDCRYIVTDSKNDMKYFYSFNISVTSPFSWGYYFLCEGANKESILSYFSAKEGTTDCIHVNNIGGYSLGSEPKAIIEKFGHISSLGNYYYTFYVISAKGETPTIITDNGAFMPTGLITNSSFMFEGDSYNPTDGVMMATGTPYFISNEKIYSYNSGLLYRPAQHDKEYKWSHPASYYSYVFVFDELSKKYYVLKNQINDPEQGLLSDSYALDRVVEIDGQPSYDGQTLITQSVGTDADAHILSLALAESGKINLISLRYINFRAAEDEAPEIKEQGILNASESLSLAGADANTRGILVGQDWYFVVGNKVYTSPVLMPQLADLTTLPDGLGVPVAVAVSSKETHLIIATYDASSSHENKGSFALVDLTTKEVKVYRNVMGKCVVAKGFDANPWF from the coding sequence ATGAAAAAGAATATAACTATATATCTACTTTTGTTGGTAACGATATTTTTCGCTTGTTCGGAAGATAAAGGAAATTATGATTATGACCCTGCCAATAATTTAAAAATTAAAGGAATTCCTGCGGATACTACTGTGCAGAGTTATGAGGTATTGAAATTAGTGCCGGAATTCGAGCGTTCTTTACTTCTATCGGAGGAGGGACTTGTGTACAGTTGGACAATTGAGGGGGAGGAAATTGCCACGACTCGAGATTTGGAATACACGATTCCTGGTAGTTTGAACGTGGGTAAACATGATTGTCGTTATATTGTTACGGATTCAAAGAATGACATGAAATATTTCTACTCTTTTAATATTTCTGTGACATCGCCTTTCTCTTGGGGATATTATTTCTTATGCGAAGGGGCAAACAAGGAATCAATATTGTCCTATTTTTCTGCAAAAGAGGGTACGACAGATTGTATTCACGTGAATAATATTGGGGGATATTCTTTGGGAAGTGAGCCAAAGGCAATCATCGAAAAATTTGGACATATTTCTTCCCTGGGAAATTATTATTATACGTTTTATGTAATCTCGGCCAAGGGAGAGACTCCAACAATTATTACGGATAACGGGGCTTTCATGCCAACCGGGTTGATCACGAATTCCAGTTTTATGTTTGAGGGAGATTCTTATAACCCGACGGATGGCGTGATGATGGCCACGGGTACTCCTTATTTTATCTCGAACGAGAAGATTTATTCCTATAATTCGGGGTTGTTATATCGTCCGGCACAACATGATAAGGAGTATAAATGGAGTCATCCGGCTTCTTATTATAGCTACGTGTTTGTTTTTGACGAACTGAGCAAGAAGTATTATGTACTGAAGAATCAGATTAACGATCCGGAACAAGGGTTGTTATCTGATAGTTATGCGCTGGATCGAGTTGTTGAGATCGATGGACAGCCGAGTTACGATGGACAGACTCTCATTACACAGTCTGTGGGGACGGATGCCGATGCTCATATTTTGTCGTTGGCCTTGGCAGAATCGGGGAAAATTAATTTGATTTCGCTGCGGTATATTAATTTTAGGGCTGCAGAGGATGAAGCCCCAGAAATTAAAGAACAAGGAATATTGAATGCATCCGAGTCTCTCTCTTTGGCAGGAGCGGATGCTAATACACGGGGAATTCTGGTTGGACAAGATTGGTATTTTGTGGTAGGTAACAAAGTGTATACTTCTCCGGTTTTGATGCCACAACTTGCAGATTTGACGACTTTGCCGGATGGCTTGGGAGTACCGGTAGCCGTGGCTGTATCTTCAAAAGAAACGCATTTGATTATCGCTACTTATGATGCTAGTAGCAGTCATGAGAATAAAGGGTCATTTGCTCTTGTGGACCTTACAACAAAAGAAGTTAAGGTATATCGTAACGTAATGGGAAAATGCGTGGTGGCTAAGGGGTTTGATGCGAACCCATGGTTCTAA
- a CDS encoding DUF4843 domain-containing protein, which translates to MKKIILYMIMAIAGMIAVSCDKVIDEFDNSTNYIYFDMPFILDQYGRKTTVREDSLMYSFAMDDPSVTEYTFKVPVNSVGLMTDQDRSFKVVVESGTATKNDWDETVLSKGKISAGELIDTLRVTVKRTDVLKKEWRTITFRLEQNEHFALGATELLKAKISFTDILQPPTWWTKWERYFGEFSREKYAKWQEIYYLGADPNLEKYGPDTGKQLYWGQMPYYVNSDWTPSTFMFIRKLKQYFIDNEVYPDGDTSKPRITLP; encoded by the coding sequence ATGAAAAAGATAATATTATATATGATCATGGCTATTGCGGGCATGATCGCCGTGTCTTGTGATAAGGTAATAGATGAGTTTGATAATTCAACTAATTATATTTATTTCGATATGCCATTCATTTTGGATCAATACGGGAGAAAGACAACTGTTCGAGAGGATAGCTTGATGTACTCTTTTGCCATGGATGACCCGTCGGTGACGGAATACACGTTTAAAGTTCCGGTAAATTCTGTTGGTTTGATGACCGATCAAGACCGGAGTTTTAAAGTGGTTGTTGAATCAGGAACCGCTACTAAAAATGATTGGGATGAAACGGTTTTATCCAAAGGAAAAATTTCAGCAGGAGAATTGATTGATACCTTGCGAGTGACTGTGAAACGTACCGATGTCCTGAAAAAAGAGTGGAGAACAATCACCTTTCGTTTAGAACAGAATGAACATTTTGCACTAGGAGCTACAGAGTTGTTGAAAGCTAAAATATCTTTCACTGATATTCTGCAACCCCCAACTTGGTGGACTAAGTGGGAAAGATATTTTGGCGAATTTTCTCGTGAGAAGTACGCCAAGTGGCAGGAAATTTATTATTTGGGTGCTGATCCGAATTTGGAGAAATATGGTCCGGATACCGGTAAGCAGTTATACTGGGGGCAGATGCCTTATTATGTGAATTCCGACTGGACTCCTTCAACGTTTATGTTTATCCGTAAGTTGAAACAGTATTTTATCGATAACGAGGTATATCCGGACGGGGATACTTCTAAACCCCGAATAACTCTTCCTTAA
- a CDS encoding RagB/SusD family nutrient uptake outer membrane protein, which yields MKLKYVIIVLIALLSCSSCNDWLDVVPQGQVQGEDLLMDEKGYNSALDGIYYKLTSKTLYGMELSFGMMDVLAQYWDLSTKTKNPYYKQSLFDYEDATSKTRFKAIWSMMYQGVTQANYILESLEGNRDKIKYSELIEGETYALRAFIHMELASMYGPVIHSEADLDKKCIAYRTEYNVKAQEFESMRSVLTKAKEDLIKAAELLKNDPIVENKRYGNGNSSMLDYHAVLERRGDRMNLYAVKGLLMRVELALMNKAEARQWAVNLIDECKSTELFILTDKTDKLYDINMGEEMLLGFYKNDLWEVARDTFGMDKGSAESNFCITPNQYNIYLNELYGRAPDGAGTDNRLRVWFQRPSSGADYYNFQKLYETPHPGTIYLPYYPEVAILKLSEVYYVACETSIGLDNEKALEYLNEVRDSRNLAKLAGPYGNEELLEYLMREMRKDFIGEGRMWPIYKRLYQDFYVRQGVIIAPTEDKYVFPIPDEEYEYSPNTNPKGDK from the coding sequence ATGAAATTAAAATATGTAATTATTGTGTTGATCGCACTGTTGTCGTGCTCGTCATGTAACGATTGGCTAGACGTAGTCCCGCAGGGACAAGTGCAGGGCGAAGATTTACTTATGGACGAAAAGGGATATAATTCAGCCTTAGATGGCATTTATTATAAGTTGACTTCGAAGACGCTTTACGGGATGGAATTGTCATTCGGGATGATGGACGTGTTGGCTCAATATTGGGATTTGTCCACGAAGACGAAGAATCCCTACTATAAACAATCGCTGTTTGACTATGAGGATGCTACTTCAAAAACTCGTTTCAAGGCGATTTGGTCCATGATGTATCAGGGAGTCACGCAGGCTAACTACATTTTGGAATCTTTGGAAGGGAACAGAGACAAGATCAAGTATTCTGAATTGATAGAGGGAGAAACATATGCTTTGAGAGCTTTTATCCATATGGAATTGGCGTCCATGTATGGTCCGGTGATTCACTCAGAGGCCGATTTGGATAAGAAATGTATTGCTTATCGCACGGAGTATAATGTGAAGGCACAGGAGTTTGAATCTATGCGTTCTGTGTTGACAAAGGCTAAGGAGGATTTGATAAAGGCAGCGGAATTGTTGAAAAATGATCCGATCGTTGAGAACAAACGTTATGGGAACGGGAATAGTTCCATGCTTGATTATCACGCTGTGTTGGAAAGAAGAGGCGATCGAATGAACCTATATGCTGTGAAAGGATTGTTGATGCGGGTGGAATTGGCATTGATGAATAAAGCGGAGGCTCGGCAGTGGGCTGTGAACCTGATCGACGAGTGTAAATCCACCGAGTTATTTATTTTGACAGATAAGACGGATAAACTATATGATATTAATATGGGCGAGGAGATGTTGTTGGGATTCTACAAGAATGACCTATGGGAAGTGGCTCGTGATACTTTCGGGATGGACAAAGGGAGTGCAGAGTCGAATTTCTGTATCACTCCCAACCAGTATAATATATACTTGAATGAACTTTACGGGAGGGCACCGGATGGGGCGGGTACGGATAATCGTTTGCGTGTTTGGTTCCAAAGACCTTCTTCTGGTGCAGATTATTATAATTTTCAGAAGCTTTACGAGACTCCGCATCCCGGTACGATATATTTGCCTTATTATCCGGAAGTGGCTATCTTGAAATTATCAGAAGTGTACTATGTTGCCTGTGAAACATCGATTGGTTTGGATAACGAAAAAGCCTTGGAGTATCTGAATGAGGTACGGGATTCCCGAAATCTGGCTAAATTGGCAGGTCCATACGGAAATGAGGAATTGTTGGAATACTTGATGCGGGAGATGCGAAAAGATTTTATCGGGGAAGGTCGGATGTGGCCTATTTACAAGAGATTGTATCAGGATTTCTACGTGCGTCAAGGGGTAATCATTGCCCCGACGGAAGACAAATATGTGTTCCCCATTCCGGATGAAGAATATGAATATTCTCCCAACACGAACCCCAAAGGAGACAAGTAA
- a CDS encoding SusC/RagA family TonB-linked outer membrane protein produces MKLMILLIFVFSIPAFSAAYSQEGSVSFSAENMRVEEIIKHVRNISGYKFLFNHEELRSVGTKSVKFANTPIRDVMNEVLRGTNLTYRLEKDVIVIYPMVVTTRDSVQKSVTVKGVVKDIKGTTLPGVTVLLKGTTIGVTTDEGGRFSLTIPESPNAEFLFSFVGMIPQTILYRNMPKGDWTVVMKEEVMEVDEVVVTGLLTRKKSGFAGTTTMITKQELAKVSTGNIFTTISAIDAGFKINENNLDGSNPNVLPDFTIRGKGSFQNGSTAPIFILDGFEVSAQKVFDMDVNRIESITLLKDASATILYGSRASNGVIVIETTAPQAGKLRVTYDFKPTIGVIDLTDYDLMNAREKLQYEKEAGLYEYEGSVGYEENNRREQAKLDEQYYTKYKNIVEGVNTYWLSQPVESSFSHAHSIFVEGGADNVRYGIDASYNQNKGVMKESGRDRLGLGFTLIYRIKDKVTIRNYMSYAHTNAYDSPYGSFSTYATLNPYERIYDENGELIAKLSDGTTNPLYDAFLPNRSFSKMQEFTEQLSVDWFIHDGLRLKGQISIVKGESSGENYKSPFSAEFLNTVYNSEIRMQEYLPISKRGYLSMTDGSSLGYNGNITLNYNTLFGEKHILYAGIGCEVKQDDSNSHGFTVTGFPDDRYSDPAFAIQFKENSRATSNESKSRSIGFFANGNYIFDDRYFADVSVRIDGSSKFGVDKRFAPFWSVGAGWNVHNEKFFKTTKVSMLKLRYSYGVTGNQEFSAYQAQTMFQFNTDRLYNSSVTAELMGYGNPNLEWQNQYQSNFGVDFGYAKDRIRVQFNYYLKKTQGLLTTITVAPSLGFPSDKYTANLGEIQNKGLEVNLNAVIIRDMEKEFEWSVMLQVANNKNKIGKISTALKTVNDENNRNAQVPGAVYEEGESMSAIKAVRSLGIDPTTGKELFVKKNGELTYTWDAEDKVICGDTEPKVFGNFGTNLYWRGWNLNLVFKYNLGADYYNATLAQRVEGADPAKNADRRVLKDRWKESGQHALYKNIKDYKTTYISSRFVQKDNTVQLSTLSLSYEVNKVWISRFGMNTLRLSFYMNDVFRASSVKNERGIDYPFQRSFVFGLNVSF; encoded by the coding sequence ATGAAATTGATGATTTTACTGATTTTTGTCTTTTCGATACCCGCCTTCTCGGCTGCGTATAGTCAAGAAGGGAGTGTTAGTTTTTCTGCGGAAAATATGAGGGTAGAGGAGATAATTAAACATGTGAGGAATATTTCGGGGTATAAATTCTTGTTTAATCATGAGGAGTTGAGATCCGTGGGGACCAAAAGCGTCAAATTTGCTAACACACCTATTCGGGACGTGATGAATGAGGTGTTGAGGGGAACAAATTTGACCTATCGCTTGGAGAAGGATGTGATTGTTATTTACCCGATGGTTGTCACGACAAGAGATTCGGTGCAAAAGAGTGTGACGGTAAAAGGGGTTGTCAAGGATATAAAGGGGACAACATTGCCGGGTGTTACTGTCCTATTGAAGGGAACTACGATCGGGGTGACAACGGACGAAGGTGGAAGGTTTTCTTTAACAATACCGGAATCACCGAATGCGGAATTCCTTTTCTCGTTCGTAGGAATGATCCCGCAAACTATTCTTTACCGTAATATGCCGAAGGGCGATTGGACTGTAGTTATGAAAGAAGAGGTGATGGAGGTTGACGAAGTGGTCGTGACCGGATTGCTAACCCGTAAGAAAAGTGGTTTTGCAGGGACTACAACCATGATCACAAAACAAGAATTAGCTAAAGTGTCAACGGGTAATATTTTCACTACGATTTCGGCTATTGATGCAGGATTTAAGATCAACGAGAATAATTTGGATGGGTCTAACCCGAACGTGTTACCCGACTTTACTATTCGTGGCAAAGGGTCTTTTCAGAACGGGTCGACAGCCCCTATTTTTATTTTGGACGGTTTTGAAGTATCTGCCCAAAAAGTTTTCGACATGGATGTTAATCGTATCGAAAGTATTACCTTGCTGAAGGATGCCTCAGCCACGATCCTTTACGGTTCCCGGGCATCAAACGGGGTGATCGTAATAGAGACAACAGCTCCCCAAGCGGGGAAGTTACGCGTGACTTACGATTTCAAACCGACCATTGGGGTGATAGACCTGACGGATTATGATTTGATGAATGCCAGGGAAAAATTGCAGTACGAGAAAGAAGCGGGGTTGTACGAGTACGAGGGAAGTGTCGGTTACGAGGAGAATAATCGTCGGGAACAGGCGAAATTGGATGAGCAATATTACACGAAATATAAAAATATTGTAGAAGGAGTAAACACTTACTGGTTATCTCAACCGGTAGAGTCCTCGTTCTCTCATGCTCATTCCATATTTGTGGAAGGTGGGGCAGATAACGTGCGTTATGGCATCGATGCCTCGTATAATCAGAATAAAGGGGTGATGAAGGAGTCTGGACGTGACCGTTTGGGGTTGGGGTTTACTTTAATTTACCGGATAAAGGATAAAGTGACGATCCGGAATTATATGTCCTATGCTCACACGAATGCTTATGATTCTCCTTATGGCAGCTTTTCCACGTATGCTACGTTGAATCCCTACGAACGGATATATGATGAAAACGGGGAGTTGATTGCCAAGTTGAGCGACGGGACGACGAATCCTCTATACGATGCCTTCTTGCCTAATCGCAGTTTTTCGAAGATGCAGGAATTCACGGAACAATTAAGCGTGGACTGGTTTATCCATGATGGATTGCGTCTGAAAGGACAAATCTCTATCGTGAAAGGTGAATCTAGTGGTGAGAACTACAAGTCTCCATTCTCTGCAGAGTTTCTGAATACCGTTTATAATTCTGAAATTCGAATGCAGGAATATCTTCCGATTTCGAAACGCGGATATTTGTCCATGACGGACGGGAGTAGCTTAGGTTATAACGGAAATATTACGTTGAATTATAATACTTTGTTTGGAGAGAAGCATATTCTTTATGCAGGTATCGGGTGTGAGGTGAAACAGGATGATAGCAATTCACACGGTTTCACGGTAACCGGATTTCCTGACGATCGTTATTCGGATCCGGCTTTTGCTATCCAGTTCAAGGAGAATTCAAGAGCTACTAGCAACGAAAGCAAGTCCCGTTCCATTGGTTTCTTTGCTAACGGTAACTATATTTTTGACGATCGTTATTTTGCGGATGTATCTGTGCGTATTGACGGCTCTTCCAAGTTTGGCGTGGATAAACGTTTTGCACCTTTCTGGTCCGTAGGAGCCGGGTGGAACGTGCATAACGAGAAATTCTTTAAAACAACAAAGGTGAGTATGTTGAAATTGCGTTATTCATATGGTGTAACGGGTAACCAAGAGTTTTCAGCTTATCAAGCCCAAACCATGTTTCAGTTCAACACGGATCGGTTGTATAATTCTTCCGTTACGGCAGAGCTAATGGGGTATGGAAATCCGAATCTGGAATGGCAAAACCAGTACCAATCGAATTTCGGAGTGGATTTTGGTTATGCGAAAGACCGTATTCGTGTGCAGTTCAACTATTATCTGAAAAAGACACAGGGATTGTTAACCACGATTACTGTGGCTCCTTCTCTGGGCTTCCCATCAGATAAGTATACGGCGAACCTGGGGGAAATTCAGAATAAAGGGCTAGAGGTAAACTTGAATGCCGTGATTATTCGTGATATGGAAAAGGAATTTGAATGGTCGGTGATGCTTCAGGTTGCCAATAATAAGAATAAGATCGGAAAAATTTCTACTGCCTTGAAAACGGTAAATGATGAGAATAATAGAAATGCCCAGGTCCCGGGAGCGGTTTACGAAGAAGGGGAATCAATGAGTGCAATTAAAGCTGTACGTTCTCTGGGAATAGATCCGACTACCGGCAAGGAGCTATTCGTGAAAAAAAACGGAGAATTGACTTATACGTGGGATGCGGAGGATAAGGTGATTTGTGGGGATACAGAACCCAAGGTCTTCGGAAACTTCGGTACTAATTTGTATTGGAGAGGGTGGAATTTGAACTTGGTATTTAAATATAATTTGGGAGCGGATTATTATAATGCAACCTTGGCTCAACGGGTTGAAGGTGCCGATCCTGCGAAGAATGCTGATCGTCGGGTGTTGAAGGATCGGTGGAAAGAATCGGGACAACATGCTCTTTATAAGAATATAAAGGATTACAAGACAACTTATATTTCCAGTCGTTTTGTGCAAAAGGATAACACTGTACAATTGTCAACGCTCTCTCTGTCCTATGAGGTGAATAAGGTGTGGATTAGTAGGTTTGGAATGAATACATTAAGATTAAGTTTTTATATGAATGATGTGTTCCGAGCTTCATCCGTGAAAAATGAACGGGGGATTGATTATCCTTTTCAACGTAGTTTTGTGTTCGGATTAAATGTCAGTTTTTAA
- a CDS encoding FecR family protein: MHEDNFIEWSILIGKLRGTLSSEEEQEFQAWWDASIRHRKYFERLGKLWNLGEECEFRVDVEAMIRDFDRHVEKRKRISIRRRWIQVAAMVIPLIILGTVVYWNRGTKSEEQVAVNTLLMPGESRAKLTLSDGRELLLDKMQKDEVMIDAGNSFIRRDKGRVVYVKRNEKSPSKVEYNTMEVPRGGEYVLELSDGTRVWLNSQTRLVYPTCFVGSERVIELDGEAYFQVARDSTIPFVVRVGENAVRVYGTSFNVSAYREDANMITTLETGSVGLWVGEKEYRLIPGDQVDVMVATGVVIKHKVNAEAYCSWRNGTFIFEEERLETILNRLSRWYNVDIFYQNASIKDLHFTGDLGRYEDFMEVLKLIGLTTNVEFIVNERNIIVKHK, translated from the coding sequence ATGCATGAAGATAATTTTATTGAATGGAGTATACTTATCGGAAAACTTCGGGGAACTCTTTCAAGCGAGGAGGAACAGGAGTTTCAGGCTTGGTGGGATGCGAGCATACGACATCGGAAATATTTCGAACGATTGGGGAAATTATGGAATTTGGGGGAAGAGTGTGAGTTTCGGGTGGATGTGGAGGCCATGATTCGTGACTTTGACAGACACGTGGAGAAGAGAAAGAGAATTTCGATCCGTCGTCGCTGGATACAAGTGGCAGCCATGGTAATTCCTTTGATCATACTGGGAACTGTTGTTTATTGGAATCGAGGGACGAAATCGGAAGAACAGGTTGCTGTTAATACGCTGTTGATGCCGGGAGAGAGCCGGGCAAAATTGACTTTGTCTGATGGGCGGGAGTTATTGCTTGATAAAATGCAAAAGGATGAAGTCATGATTGATGCAGGAAATTCTTTTATCCGGAGGGATAAAGGGCGGGTGGTTTATGTAAAAAGGAATGAGAAATCCCCAAGTAAGGTGGAGTATAACACGATGGAAGTACCTAGGGGCGGCGAATACGTGTTGGAATTGAGTGATGGAACCCGGGTGTGGTTGAATTCTCAAACACGCTTGGTTTACCCGACTTGTTTCGTGGGTTCGGAGAGAGTGATAGAGCTTGATGGGGAAGCATATTTTCAAGTCGCTCGTGATTCGACTATACCTTTTGTTGTCCGAGTGGGAGAGAATGCCGTTCGAGTATATGGAACTTCATTTAACGTGAGTGCTTATCGGGAAGATGCCAATATGATAACAACGCTGGAAACCGGAAGCGTGGGACTTTGGGTCGGAGAGAAGGAGTATCGATTGATTCCCGGTGATCAGGTAGACGTGATGGTGGCAACTGGAGTAGTGATTAAACACAAGGTGAATGCAGAAGCATATTGCTCTTGGAGAAATGGAACATTTATTTTTGAGGAAGAACGCTTGGAAACCATATTGAATCGATTGTCCCGATGGTATAATGTGGATATATTTTACCAAAATGCATCCATCAAGGATCTACATTTTACAGGGGATCTAGGACGGTATGAAGATTTTATGGAGGTGTTGAAGTTAATCGGGTTAACGACGAATGTTGAATTTATAGTAAATGAAAGGAATATTATCGTGAAACACAAATAA
- a CDS encoding RNA polymerase sigma factor — MGILNEQELKEIGCRVKKGDHEAFHTLYRCYFERYVRYAMRYTCDVEEAADLVQNAFFSLWENLSQYDENKNIFLYLLIIVKNNCLNYLRSIKIKDSHGDKIVEAMLFSGVDDEGVDDDIRARLKLVLQELPDKGRFVLLEHIVEGKKVKDIALEMDVAESTVKTHLKRSLKYLREHLSFILFSV, encoded by the coding sequence ATGGGAATATTAAACGAACAGGAGCTAAAGGAAATAGGATGTCGTGTAAAGAAAGGTGATCATGAAGCTTTTCACACACTTTATCGTTGTTACTTTGAGCGTTATGTTCGTTACGCTATGCGTTATACCTGCGATGTCGAGGAGGCTGCGGATTTGGTGCAGAATGCTTTTTTCTCGCTATGGGAGAATCTTTCCCAGTATGACGAGAACAAGAACATTTTTCTTTATCTATTGATAATCGTGAAGAATAATTGTCTGAATTATTTGCGATCGATTAAAATTAAGGATAGTCATGGAGACAAAATTGTAGAGGCAATGTTGTTTTCAGGGGTGGATGATGAAGGAGTGGATGATGATATTCGAGCCCGATTGAAATTGGTATTACAAGAACTACCGGACAAAGGTAGATTTGTGTTGTTGGAGCATATTGTAGAAGGGAAAAAGGTGAAAGACATAGCCTTGGAGATGGATGTGGCGGAATCTACGGTAAAAACTCATTTGAAACGTTCGTTAAAGTATTTGAGAGAGCATCTGTCATTTATTCTTTTTTCTGTGTGA
- the ribH gene encoding 6,7-dimethyl-8-ribityllumazine synthase has protein sequence MNLLEGKLLAEGQRIGIVAGRFNEFITSKLLGGALDAFKRHGGDEANIDLAWVPGAFEIPLVAKKMAETKKYDAIVCLGAVIRGATPHFDMVANEATKGIANVGLQTGTPIIFGVLTTDTIEQAVERAGTKAGNKGFEAVTTAIEMINLLKQI, from the coding sequence ATGAATTTACTGGAAGGGAAATTACTGGCAGAAGGTCAACGAATTGGTATCGTTGCAGGACGTTTTAATGAGTTTATCACGAGTAAATTGTTAGGTGGAGCGTTAGATGCTTTCAAACGTCATGGTGGTGATGAGGCAAATATTGATTTAGCTTGGGTGCCGGGCGCTTTTGAAATTCCGTTAGTGGCTAAGAAAATGGCAGAGACGAAGAAGTACGATGCTATTGTTTGCTTGGGTGCCGTGATTCGCGGGGCAACACCTCACTTTGATATGGTAGCTAACGAGGCAACCAAAGGAATTGCTAATGTCGGGTTGCAAACGGGAACCCCGATAATCTTCGGCGTTTTGACTACCGACACGATCGAACAAGCTGTTGAAAGAGCCGGGACAAAAGCCGGAAACAAAGGTTTTGAGGCGGTAACAACGGCTATCGAGATGATAAATTTGTTGAAGCAGATTTAG
- a CDS encoding bifunctional 3,4-dihydroxy-2-butanone-4-phosphate synthase/GTP cyclohydrolase II, with protein MGEFKFSTIEEAVADLRAGKMIIAVDDPDRENEGDLICAAEFATLENVNFMASYAKGLICMPMSKVLTTKLGLEQMVAKNTDNHCTAFTVSIDHVDTTTGISALERSITAMKAVEDDAKPEDFRRPGHMFPLEAKKGGVLERMGHTEATVDLMRIAGLKECGLCCEIMREDGTMMRTPELKEFAQAHNMKMITVSDLITYRRKTEILVERVTEADLPTKYGDFKAYGYVNKINGEHHIALVKGDVTDGEPVLCRVHSECLTGDVFGSLRCDCGDQLAEAMRRIGERGRGVLLYMRQEGRGIGLINKLKAYHLQDEGMDTVEANIALGFKADLREYGTGAEILADLGVKKMILMTNNPLKINGLTGYGIEIVGREPIEMTCNEKNEFYMYTKYKKMGHMIHVRQREEIEKLKEGLENK; from the coding sequence ATGGGAGAGTTTAAATTTAGTACGATAGAAGAGGCTGTTGCAGATTTGAGAGCAGGAAAGATGATTATCGCCGTGGATGATCCGGATCGGGAAAACGAGGGGGATTTGATTTGTGCCGCCGAGTTTGCCACATTGGAGAACGTGAACTTTATGGCTTCTTATGCCAAAGGTTTGATTTGCATGCCAATGAGTAAGGTCTTGACCACGAAGTTAGGGTTGGAACAGATGGTTGCCAAGAACACGGATAACCATTGTACGGCATTCACGGTATCTATCGATCATGTGGATACGACCACGGGTATTTCTGCATTGGAGCGTTCCATAACCGCAATGAAGGCGGTAGAGGATGATGCGAAACCGGAGGATTTTCGTCGTCCGGGACACATGTTCCCATTGGAGGCAAAGAAAGGTGGCGTGCTGGAGCGTATGGGACACACGGAGGCCACGGTGGACTTGATGCGGATTGCCGGACTGAAAGAGTGTGGTCTGTGTTGTGAGATTATGCGGGAGGACGGAACAATGATGCGTACCCCGGAATTGAAAGAGTTTGCCCAGGCGCATAACATGAAAATGATAACGGTTTCGGATTTAATTACTTATCGCAGAAAAACCGAGATCTTGGTAGAGCGGGTGACGGAGGCCGATCTGCCAACGAAGTATGGTGACTTTAAGGCTTACGGGTATGTGAATAAAATCAATGGGGAACATCATATCGCTTTGGTGAAGGGGGACGTGACGGATGGAGAGCCGGTATTGTGTCGGGTGCATTCAGAGTGTTTGACGGGTGACGTGTTCGGTTCTTTGCGTTGTGATTGTGGTGATCAGTTGGCAGAGGCAATGCGTAGAATTGGCGAAAGAGGTCGTGGCGTATTATTGTACATGCGTCAAGAAGGTCGGGGTATCGGTTTGATTAATAAATTGAAGGCCTATCATTTGCAAGATGAGGGAATGGATACCGTGGAGGCGAATATTGCTCTTGGGTTTAAGGCAGACTTGCGTGAGTATGGTACCGGGGCAGAGATTCTGGCTGATCTGGGTGTGAAAAAAATGATTTTGATGACCAATAACCCGTTAAAAATTAATGGTTTGACCGGATACGGCATTGAAATCGTGGGACGAGAGCCGATTGAAATGACTTGTAACGAGAAGAACGAGTTCTATATGTACACGAAGTACAAGAAGATGGGACACATGATTCACGTGCGTCAACGGGAAGAGATCGAGAAATTGAAAGAAGGATTAGAAAATAAATAA